A window of the Salvelinus fontinalis isolate EN_2023a chromosome 26, ASM2944872v1, whole genome shotgun sequence genome harbors these coding sequences:
- the LOC129824554 gene encoding G-protein coupled receptor 35-like — translation MCDTNTIHIHILQGVSYLSVFLVGLLLNMASLRVFFVKRATWTDTHIYMLNLAAADCALILFLPFRIYDAFQSLPITPFCTILVSTHYINMYASIFTVTAISVHRYLVVKFPLQTRAWRSKKVAVAVCGAIWVTVVTICGVFSDANHPQKLFTCYQRCKEIPLPVGFLAVLEVLGYLLPLLIIVFCSTQTIMVLLKETDQEETTVEKRNIIGIITANLIVFVVCYTPIHIGFLLKYLAKTNHWETLDWDGCWQVCEWIATTNCFLDSISYYFLLKKFYSKASRSAEVDRGSEIALTNN, via the coding sequence ATGTGTGACACGAACACCATCCATATACACATCCTCCAAGGTGTGAGCTACCTTTCTGTGTTTCTGGTGGGCCTGCTACTCAACATGGCGTCTCTACGTGTCTTCTTCGTCAAACGGGCCACGTGGACGGACACACACATCTACATGCTGAACCTCGCCGCCGCCGACTGTGCCCTAATCCTCTTCCTCCCTTTCCGCATCTATGATGCCTTCCAGAGTCTGCCCATAACGCCCTTCTGCACGATTCTCGTCTCGACGCATTACATCAACATGTACGCCAGTATCTTCACTGTCACCGCCATCAGCGTCCACCGCTACCTGGTGGTCAAGTTCCCACTCCAGACCAGAGCGTGGCGATCAAAGAAGGTGGCTGTGGCGGTGTGTGGGGCCATATGGGTCACGGTAGTAACGATATGTGGTGTGTTCAGTGATGCCAACCATCCCCAAAAACTATTTACTTGCTATCAGAGATGTAAAGAAATCCCATTGCCTGTTGGGTTCCTTGCGGTTCTAGAAGTGCTGGGGTACCTTCTCCCGCTCTTGATTATAGTGTTCTGTTCCACACAGACCATAATGGTTCTGCTGAAGGAGACGGATCAGGAAGAAACCACTGTGGAGAAGAGGAACATCATTGGCATTATAACAGCCAACCTGATCGTCTTTGTGGTTTGCTACACCCCCATCCATATTGGGTTTCTGCTGAAGTACCTGGCCAAAACAAACCACTGGGAAACGTTAGACTGGGATGGTTGTTGGCAGGTTTGTGAATGGATCGCTACCACAAACTGCTTCTTGGATTCCATTAGTTATTACTTTCTGTTGAAGAAGTTTTATTCTAAAGCCAGTAGATCAGCAGAAGTTGACAGAGGCTCAGAGATTGCATTAACCAACAAttaa